TCTGTATGGGGAAGACCCCAGTCACTCGAGATGAATCGTTTTGTTGCCTGAGATGCTTTTGATGCATGGATAATATCAATCTCGATAGGTTCTGGCCCATTCATGCCAAGTGTCGAGATAACAGTGTGCACATTGTGCTTTTCAAAAAGTTCAGTTAGGGCACTGATGTTATGAATGTCTGCAGCCAGGACGGAGGCTCCAATCTCTTCTTCTAGTAACTTGTTTTCCTTCGGCTTCTGTTAATTAAGTTCATAAACCTTTCGTATGAAACGCTTACCTCTCGGCTGAGGATAACGACTTTATGTTCTCCTGCCGCAACAATGGCCTCGACGATGGTTCGGCCGACTTTGCCTGTACCGCCTGCAACTGCAACAGTAACCATTATGTCCGGTGATGTCTTTGAAGAGGGTGATTTGTGGTGTTTGATAAATGATGAGTTATAAGTTTAGTGTTTCTTCACCCAACCCGCGTCTTTATATACCTCAACTCCAtttccatctccaacttATTTCTAATCGTCGCACTTACTCGGACATCTCATTCTGCGAATTTTCCGTCAATTGTCAGCAATCGCTTGTTTTTCGTATTCTCCCCCAATACCCATTGGTCACCACGTCTCTAATAAGTCTGACATGCATATCATCTGCATGTCAAAATGGGGCGTATTCGAATGGTGTCAGCATAGTGATTGGACCACTGCCAAATATAGGCACAGCACGCACCTAAGACCTTTTAAAGCCGAGCTACTCCGTCCTAAGTCCTTGCTTAAACGCATTGGGTAATTGTGTTAGCCGCCAATGCTCGGTCAAATTCCAGTAGATGTCTAAGATCGAGACTTGTGATCGGATAGAGTTTCAGGGCCAGGAAATCTAGATCTGGTCGATCTGCACGCTAAGAAAGTTATTTGATAAGGGCCAGGAACGAGATATGCCGTTGTTGTTCAACCCCTGGGCGCTTTCCGCCACTTTGAAGCTGAGCCTGGAGTATGATGACTGGGAATACTTTGCGATACGACATCTCGCATCACTGAGTCTCAAGGGCGATCAACACGGACTTCTTTCATTAATCTATGTATGAGAATCGGCGCAATTTGTTGTTATAGGGTAAAGTTTCCGACTGGAATGTCTCGTTTCGGGGAGATTTACTGACCACCATCAGATCGCAGTAGCTGCTTTCGTCATCAAGTAGGCGAAATTGTCTCGGGAACATCGAGTAGTGTGACATCTTTCAAGGGCTCAAAGGCCCATCTCTTATCAGAATCTTatcatcagcctcatttTAGAGCTCACATCTGAGTGATCGAGAATAATTATAAGTGTtggttaatataaaagatctAAAGGTGCATCAAGACTCATGATCTTACGTGACAGCAAGAGGAACACTGCCTTACTCTCTAATCACAGAATTTGTTAGGTACCGGCTAAGTGCCTTGGCTTCTATTCTCTCTCTTCAATTGCTGTTTTTACATGGAAATGGGAGTCTTGAGGCGCCGGATTCCCTCGAAATCATAGCCGTCCAAAGACAGAAAACACTCAAGGCTGAAAGTCCCTTTTAACCAGCCTCTTTTTTAGTCAAATCTCCTTATATACCTTTCTCTTGGTAAGATATAGGGCTCATCTGAGGGGCAAAATGGTAGACGAATCAGATGCCCCGGAGTCCGCTGACATCGGAGTCAACTAAAGCGTTCGCTCAAGACTCAAGACCAATCAACTGCCCAATATTAGAGGAACCTAACCGATATGCTTAATTGCTTTATATATGTACTAACACTGCTTGGCTCAGAGGGTCATCGATATCTACCAGTGCAGTTTGTCGGGCGGTGTGTTTAGTCTATTACCATCCCATGACGACAATATGCTAGCATATCTACGCTCACAATGtcagcttcaacagctctTACCAATGAATGGTGTCTAATTGGAACAAAAGCTCCGACTAATCTCTAAGCACTTAAATTGATCAATTAACTGCGCTGTCATTATTTCGCACAAATATGCACGTTTCTTTGCATTGGGCTTGACGATGTGTCAATGATCCGGAGATACCTCCGGTTTTGGAGTGCAGACTCTCAGAGGCTGTCAATTGAGTGTCATGTCTATGGGATATAAGGCGTGCTACTTTTCTCCCCAGATTCTCTGTTCTACTCGTCTCATCTACATGCTCTGATGTGGAAGTAGCAGCAACATACTTCAATTATCTACCATGTCTCTCAACTCCAACCAACTCGACCCTCGCCAGCACCCTCTTCAGGCTATTGGCAATGCCATTGGCGCTGAGACTCAAGGAGAACGTCGAAACCCTCGAATGAGTCACATGCAAGGTGCCAATGAGGGACCAGCAGATGTCATCGCCAAGGTCTCTGGTGCACACGCCGGAGGGAAGAGGGAGGATGATGGAGCGTACTTCACTAACAATGAGGGCATTCCCTTCCCTGACCCGTAAGTATTGGAGGAACAATGCGCAATTGCATGCTGACACTTTGTCAGGGCTCATAGCAAGACGGTTGGTGGGCTTCCTTTGATCAGCGACACATTCCTCTTGCAGTAAGTATGCCTCGTCAAGGCATAAGCTCAGAGCCTGACTCAGAGATAGGAAGCAACAGACCTTCAACAGGTCTAAGAATCTTGAGCGCAAGTCTATCACTGTTTTACTTCAATGTGTATACCACTGACACATGCTAGGCATGGTTCACCCTTGTGGCTCTGGTGCCTTTGGATACTTCGAGTGTACCCAGGATGTGACTGAACTCACTGTCAGTCAAGCCCACGGGCCACTATCGTGTTGACAGTCACTGACTAACATCCCAGAAAGCCAACTTCTTGTCGTCTGTTGGAGAAAAGACACCCGTCTTTGTCAGATTCTCTACTGTGACTCTCGGTCGAGAATTCCCAGACGAGGCTCGTAACCCTCGAGGCTTCGCCATCAAATTCTACACCATGGAGGGGAACTACGACATTGTCGGCCTAAACTTCGTCAGTCAAGCCATCCTCTCTGTTCATTGTACCAAACTAACCAAGGTGCAgcccgtcttcttctgccgCGACCCCATTCAAGGACCAGACGTCATCCGCTCTCAGTACCGCAACCCAACAAACTTCCTCCTCGATCACGACGCCCTCTTCGATCTCCTCGCCAACACCCCCGAAGCCAACCACGCGGGCCTCATGTTCTTCAGCGATCACGGAACTCCCCAAGGGTGGCGCTTCAACCACGGCTACGGCTGCCACACCTTCAAGTGGGTAAACTCCAACGGAGAGTTCGTCTACATCAAATACCACTTCATCGCAAAGCACGGTCAGAAGCAGTTCACTGACAGTGAAGCTATGCAAATGTGCGGTGAAGATCCCGATTACTCGAAGAGAGATCTTTGGGAGGCTATTGAAAAGGGTGAGGAGATTGAGTGGACGGCTCATGTGCAAGTCATGGATCCTAGACAAGCGGACCCTGATAAGCTTGGGTTCGATCCTTTTGATGTCACAAAGGTTTGGCCGCGATCGCAGTTCCCGATGAAGGAGTTTGGAAGATTGGTGCTAAACAAGAACCCTGAGAACTTCCATCGAGATGTGGAACAGGCTGCTTTTTCGCCTGGTAGTATGGTCCCTGGTATTGAAGACTCTCCTGATCCCCTTCTTCAATTCCGCATGTTCTTCTACCGCGACGCTCAATATCATCGCATCGGTGTCAATCTGCACCAAATCCCCGTCAATTGTCCTTTCATGGCCAAGTCCTATGCGTCACTCAACTTTGACGGGCAGATGCGTGTTGATGCCAATCACGCGGGCAACAAACAATATGCACCCAACAGCTTCGCTCACAAGTTCAGACctgatgtcgctgaagcgCCGTATCAGGTCAGCGACAACATCGCAAGCAGGGTCAGTCACTATTGGCATGAGGGTAAGAAGAATGATTATGACCAAGCGAAGGATCTGTGGAAGAAGGTTATGAGtgagcaggagaagaagaatacTTGCTACAACACAGCCAAGGGTCTTCGTCGAGTCAAGTTTCCCGAGATCCAGGTAAGCAATTGTGGTCGTCGTGAGTCAGACTCAAACTAACAGGTCTCAGAGCAAATATTTGGCCCAGGTGTACAACATCTCAGAGGATTATGCACAGGGCATTTACGATCTTCTGGACCAACCTCAGTTTGAGTtttccaaggtcaaggaaCTGGCTGAGACTGCGCAGGAGTGGTATAAAGAGCCCAAGTTTAGGCCTGGTCCTGGATCAAAGTTGGCTGGATATCCTCCGTCTTCAGCCGTTTATCAGGCATAAGTGACATATTGGACATGAATTGGGTAATTTATATAAGCCCTTGCTCGGAAAGTGCCGTGGTTTCCAGACACAATGCTGGGCTCATCTGCCGGATTCCGTTCGTGGCTTTCTAGCCTGAATCCTTTATCCAATCCTGGAGAATTTTAAGTTTGCATTTTCGATTTATCCGCTCGAAACATCGTGAGAGAATCGCAGAATGCAGTCGTGGGGGCAGTCTATGATGCTGACAATATGCAGAATCCTAGACCGAAATGGAGATAAGCGGTGATAAAGAAGTGGAATGAGTGCCATGACCTATGATAAACCCGATTCAAAAGCGAAAACGCTCGAAGGATTCAAGTACATCAGCATTTAAGACAAAATTGACCAGCTCATTCAACCATGTCCAAGTATATGTTGTGCCTGTAGACTCAAGATACACAGCCTCAATTCGTCCTCACCAATTGACAAGCATTCACAACCATGGCCCCAACAGATGCAGAGATCAAGGCCACTATCAAGGCCGTGGTCGACGACTTCAGAGGATGGGACCTCGCACCAATAATGCACTACCCAAATGAAGAAGGCCTTGAATTCCAAGACATCTACTTCCCCTCcgacgacggcgtccctcTAGAAGGCTGGTTCATCCCCTGCAAAGGTTccaacaagatcatcatcgccaaccaTCCTCACTGGTTCAACCGCGCCGGCATCCCTTCGCATCTCGAACCTTGGAATCAACTCATGCCCGGGAACGACTTTGAAGTCAATTTCATTCCTGATTACAAGATTCTTCATGATGCGGGGTATAATGTTCTTGCGTATGATTTGAGGAACCATGGACTCAGTGGAAGTGGGAATCAAGGGCTCTTTGGGTTCTTTGAGTGGCGCGATGTTCTTGGATCGTTGAGATATATTCGTGGGAGGGAGGATACGAAGGATATGACGATTGGACTGTTTAGTCGCTGCGCTGGTGCAAACGCAACACTCTCAGCGATGAGACATCGGCCTGAAGCCTTCAAAGGTGTAGGATGCATGATTGCGCCCCAGCCTATATCAGCAGGTTCCTCCATCGCAGTTATGCTTGACAAAATGGGCGCTCCGGCATCGTAcatggaagaagctgatcgACAGTTCTTCATGAAGACGAGTTTTCATATAAGTCAATTGTCGCCGCCGACTGATGCGAAGCACGCCAATGTCCCGACGTTTCTGTATCAGGTTCGGGATGACCCTTGCACGACGCCGAAGGATGTTCAGTCTGTTTATGACAATATCCCTATCGAGGATAAGAAGTTGAAGTGGATTGAGGGGACGGACAAGAGGTGGGATGGGTATACGTATTTTCAGAGGGAGCCTGATCAGTTCTTGGAGTGGTTTGCAAAGTACATGAACTAGGTAGGGCATAATACAATTCTAGTTCCCTATCGCGTTTCTGTCGTATTATTATGATGGCTTTGTCAAACAAAAGAAGGGGTATCGTATATAGTCTCTCCCTAGCCAAGATGCAGCAAGCATTATGGCTTGCGAGCTCTCCCATACTCAGTTGTACATCTCGGCATCTCGAATTTGGTATGTCTCACTCGGCAGCCTTTCACACGGTAAAATGTTCTCTTTGCAGCTGCCTCGTTGACCCAGTATCGCTGGCCACATCATCATACTCAGACCTCCTCGTCTGCTTAACAACAACCTCCGTCCGTGTGGTTTTCTGAATGCCTCCCTCCAATCGATCTACCAGCTCTATATCGTCCGTATTCGCTTCGATAAACGTGGTGTTACCGCCAACAAACATTGCTGATGGTACTTTGCTCTTGCCTGTCTGCTTTGAGCTCTTCTTTTGAGTGCTGTGTGATCTGGAACCGGAGTAGTCGGGATAGtcgttgttgttgctggccttgacaaccttgatgatgaggtcGGCCATGTTCATTTCGATGTGGAGCTTGACTAGGTAGGCTAGAGGATGGAACTGAACGTAACTGTGATAACGGGTTAGTAATGGTAGGGGGTTGAGTCGGCTTGGCTTACACAATGTCGTTTGGCAGGGACATCATTGCGATGAGAAGGATCTAATCATAGTCAGTATCTAAAGCAGCAGCTAAGGGGGTGGTAACAAAGCATACATCCATAGTCATCGATACAGCAATCATGCCCAAGTTGAAACGAAACAGTCGAGTGTACTTGGTCAGGCCGTTGGCAATGAGCCTCGATCGCACGAGGTGGATAAAGTACAGATTGAGTCCTGCATCAACCACTAAAAAGATGACCTTCTCGATTCTATCCCAGactttgttgatgtcaatCCATGTTTTGTTAACTTGCAGCCGAGCTGGAATCCAAATCGTGAAGacgctgatgttgatgcataagatgatgaggaaggaGTATATCTTGAGTCGCTTGGCATTGTGTCGATTGACCATGAGGATCGCGATtcggttgatgatgatttgaATTAGCGCTTGAAGTTGGATACACCAAAGAAAAACTACAAGCCATCAGTCTCAGTTTCAGGAACGTCCTCAGCGTAACAGCATAGCATACTTAGAGTAAAGAAAACCGGAAACCCGCCGGGGATGTAATTTCGTAGATAGCACCAAGTGACAGCGCTCATAATGCAGCTACTCGTCCATTCGAGCCATAATAAGATGATATAGTGATTCATCCTGCGTCCTCTCCTCCATGATTTGATAGTTTGTCGCATCCCTTTGGCGAACGTGAACAGTCCGACTCCAAGCGAGATTCCCCAGGCGATGCTCGCAATGTTCATGTCATTTTCGCCAGCGTCGACTTCGATAAAGTTCGGTCCTTTCCACAAGTCCCCCATGGCGATAATTCTGTGACTAAACTCGGGCAATTAGAAGCGCTCAGCAAAGAAATTcaaaggacaaggacagCAAGAATAGGAACAAGGAAACGAGCGAGATAAGTAAGCAAACGATGGGACGCCCACATACATATCCAACACAACATCGCCGCTAAGCCTTCAGATCTTGCGGATCCTGATGCCTGCGCCCAACTAATAACGTTGATCCTATTGAAGGGTAAAAAGCACAGACGAAGCATCCATTCTCAGGATCCGCAGCGATCGATCTTCGGCAGGGGATCCCAGAGCATGAGGCGAGACTCGATCTCCATCTAGCCTTTGGTTGGACCGGGGGTGGGAGGGTTTTATCCAGAGATCCTCAAGGCTGCATATCAGCTGGTTTGTTATATGGGGTTCGTGCATGGTTGGTAGGAGATAGACGAGTATGCTTTTGGAGTG
This genomic stretch from Fusarium oxysporum f. sp. lycopersici 4287 chromosome 5, whole genome shotgun sequence harbors:
- a CDS encoding catalase codes for the protein MSLNSNQLDPRQHPLQAIGNAIGAETQGERRNPRMSHMQGANEGPADVIAKVSGAHAGGKREDDGAYFTNNEGIPFPDPKTVGGLPLISDTFLLQSKNLERKSITVLLQCCTQDVTELTKANFLSSVGEKTPVFVRFSTVTLGREFPDEARNPRGFAIKFYTMEGNYDIVGLNFVSQAILSVHCTKLTKVQPVFFCRDPIQGPDVIRSQYRNPTNFLLDHDALFDLLANTPEANHAGLMFFSDHGTPQGWRFNHGYGCHTFKWVNSNGEFVYIKYHFIAKHGQKQFTDSEAMQMCGEDPDYSKRDLWEAIEKGEEIEWTAHVQVMDPRQADPDKLGFDPFDVTKVWPRSQFPMKEFGRLVLNKNPENFHRDVEQAAFSPGSMVPGIEDSPDPLLQFRMFFYRDAQYHRIGVNLHQIPVNCPFMAKSYASLNFDGQMRVDANHAGNKQYAPNSFAHKFRPDVAEAPYQVSDNIASRVSHYWHEGKKNDYDQAKDLWKKVMSEQEKKNTCYNTAKGLRRVKFPEIQSKYLAQVYNISEDYAQGIYDLLDQPQFEFSKVKELAETAQEWYKEPKFRPGPGSKLAGYPPSSAVYQA